A genomic window from Lotus japonicus ecotype B-129 chromosome 1, LjGifu_v1.2 includes:
- the LOC130731457 gene encoding probable RNA-binding protein ARP1 isoform X1, whose amino-acid sequence MTMLSTNNNNNKVGQFGDTTLTKVFVGGLAWETPKEILREQFDKFGEILEAVIISDKLTGRSKGYGFVTFKEAEAAKKACEEPTLIINGRRANCNLASLGARRPRSSPIPSPSQTPPPPQAQLATRQVQWYYPPAVAPAASPYHHQPLPFYGYPHTYIAAPGDMNYNYNYNQQKLSYGNGGGYYGHQVYPVPMYYQHHHHPAVYHHRATETMGLPAHMFHFATMAPATAQVGTGTECFKRVV is encoded by the exons ATGACGATGCTGAGCaccaacaacaataacaacaaggTTGGTCAGTTTGGGGACACCACATTGACCAAAGTGTTCGTGGGAGGGCTGGCCTGGGAGACTCCGAAAGAGATACTGAGAGAGCAGTTTGACAAGTTCGGTGAGATCCTTGAAGCCGTCATCATTTCTGATAAGCTCACTGGCAGATCCAAAGGCTATGGTTTT GTGACATTCAAGGAAGCAGAGGCGGCCAAGAAGGCTTGCGAGGAACCAACTCTGATTATCAATGGTCGCAGAGCCAACTGCAATCTCGCATCGCTCGGTGCACGCCGTCCAAGGTCATCACCCATCCCTTCCCCCTCCCAAACTCCTCCACCTCCACAGGCACAACTAGCAACCAGGCAGGTTCAGTGGTATTATCCCCCTGCAGTTGCACCGGCTGCTTCCCCATACCATCATCAGCCACTTCCTTTCTACGG GTACCCGCACACTTACATTGCAGCGCCAGGGGACATGAATTACAATTACAATTACAATCAG CAGAAGTTGAGCTACGGAAATGGTGGGGGCTACTATGGGCATCAAGTGTACCCGGTGCCAATGTACtaccagcaccaccaccacccagcTGTGTACCACCACCGAGCCACCGAGACAATGGGTCTACCTGCACACATGTTCCATTTCGCCACCATGGCTCCTGCTACAGCTCAAGTTGGCACGGGTACTGAATGCTTCAAAAGGGTGGTCTAA
- the LOC130731457 gene encoding probable RNA-binding protein ARP1 isoform X2: protein MTMLSTNNNNNKVGQFGDTTLTKVFVGGLAWETPKEILREQFDKFGEILEAVIISDKLTGRSKGYGFVTFKEAEAAKKACEEPTLIINGRRANCNLASLGARRPRSSPIPSPSQTPPPPQAQLATRQVQWYYPPAVAPAASPYHHQPLPFYGYPHTYIAAPGDMNYNYNYNQKLSYGNGGGYYGHQVYPVPMYYQHHHHPAVYHHRATETMGLPAHMFHFATMAPATAQVGTGTECFKRVV, encoded by the exons ATGACGATGCTGAGCaccaacaacaataacaacaaggTTGGTCAGTTTGGGGACACCACATTGACCAAAGTGTTCGTGGGAGGGCTGGCCTGGGAGACTCCGAAAGAGATACTGAGAGAGCAGTTTGACAAGTTCGGTGAGATCCTTGAAGCCGTCATCATTTCTGATAAGCTCACTGGCAGATCCAAAGGCTATGGTTTT GTGACATTCAAGGAAGCAGAGGCGGCCAAGAAGGCTTGCGAGGAACCAACTCTGATTATCAATGGTCGCAGAGCCAACTGCAATCTCGCATCGCTCGGTGCACGCCGTCCAAGGTCATCACCCATCCCTTCCCCCTCCCAAACTCCTCCACCTCCACAGGCACAACTAGCAACCAGGCAGGTTCAGTGGTATTATCCCCCTGCAGTTGCACCGGCTGCTTCCCCATACCATCATCAGCCACTTCCTTTCTACGG GTACCCGCACACTTACATTGCAGCGCCAGGGGACATGAATTACAATTACAATTACAATCAG AAGTTGAGCTACGGAAATGGTGGGGGCTACTATGGGCATCAAGTGTACCCGGTGCCAATGTACtaccagcaccaccaccacccagcTGTGTACCACCACCGAGCCACCGAGACAATGGGTCTACCTGCACACATGTTCCATTTCGCCACCATGGCTCCTGCTACAGCTCAAGTTGGCACGGGTACTGAATGCTTCAAAAGGGTGGTCTAA
- the LOC130731457 gene encoding probable RNA-binding protein ARP1 isoform X3, with amino-acid sequence MTMLSTNNNNNKVGQFGDTTLTKVFVGGLAWETPKEILREQFDKFGEILEAVIISDKLTGRSKGYGFEAEAAKKACEEPTLIINGRRANCNLASLGARRPRSSPIPSPSQTPPPPQAQLATRQVQWYYPPAVAPAASPYHHQPLPFYGYPHTYIAAPGDMNYNYNYNQQKLSYGNGGGYYGHQVYPVPMYYQHHHHPAVYHHRATETMGLPAHMFHFATMAPATAQVGTGTECFKRVV; translated from the exons ATGACGATGCTGAGCaccaacaacaataacaacaaggTTGGTCAGTTTGGGGACACCACATTGACCAAAGTGTTCGTGGGAGGGCTGGCCTGGGAGACTCCGAAAGAGATACTGAGAGAGCAGTTTGACAAGTTCGGTGAGATCCTTGAAGCCGTCATCATTTCTGATAAGCTCACTGGCAGATCCAAAGGCTATGGTTTT GAAGCAGAGGCGGCCAAGAAGGCTTGCGAGGAACCAACTCTGATTATCAATGGTCGCAGAGCCAACTGCAATCTCGCATCGCTCGGTGCACGCCGTCCAAGGTCATCACCCATCCCTTCCCCCTCCCAAACTCCTCCACCTCCACAGGCACAACTAGCAACCAGGCAGGTTCAGTGGTATTATCCCCCTGCAGTTGCACCGGCTGCTTCCCCATACCATCATCAGCCACTTCCTTTCTACGG GTACCCGCACACTTACATTGCAGCGCCAGGGGACATGAATTACAATTACAATTACAATCAG CAGAAGTTGAGCTACGGAAATGGTGGGGGCTACTATGGGCATCAAGTGTACCCGGTGCCAATGTACtaccagcaccaccaccacccagcTGTGTACCACCACCGAGCCACCGAGACAATGGGTCTACCTGCACACATGTTCCATTTCGCCACCATGGCTCCTGCTACAGCTCAAGTTGGCACGGGTACTGAATGCTTCAAAAGGGTGGTCTAA